The genomic region ATACAAATATCCTCTCAGAACCGCTCAAAGCAATTCCCAATCCAAAAACTTTAAAGAAACTGCACGCGCATCAGGGCGAGATTGCTACTGCAACTCCGGTTTGGCATGAAATGTTGTTTGGATGTTGGCGCTTACCTTCATCGGTGAAACGCCGAAACATCGAAGATTATCTTAGCAATGTGGTTTGGCCATCCGTACCGATTCTTTCTTACGACACGACCGCTGCAGAATGGCACGCTTCGGAACGGGCCCGGTTGACTCTTATCGGAAAAGCTCCGCGTTTTGTGGATGGACAAATTGCTGCAATTGCCAGAACAAATGATCTAATCCTGGTGACAGGCAATATAAAAGACTTTGCTCTCTTTGCGGAATTGCATGTCGAAAACTGGCTATGATGGGCGTAATCGTTTCGGTTGAGTTGATATCAGCTCCAGCAGCCACTTTTTCTGGACCTCGAATGCCTCAGGAACAAAATGCGTTAGGGCGGGAATTTCTGTTTCGCTTCCGCTCTTTGCTTCAAGAAGGCCATGATTGGCTCGCGGAATAATCACAGATTTGAAGTCCGGATTCCCGGATTTTTTCAATGTACTTCTCATGTTTAAAATCGTTTCCGTTACAGGTGTGGATTTATCGAGCGAACCGAATACTCCGCGAACCGCGCACTGAACTCCTTCAAGGTAATAAGCGGGATCCTGACTGTATACCGTTTTCCAGAACCACATCAGTTCCTCCCGATTCTCTACTCTTGGGAGCAGCCCGAACCACGCTTTGTTTTCCAGGCGCGCGATCCATTCATTGAGTTGCTTCCAATTCTTTCCGGTTTTGCCAACGTTGAAAAACTCATTCAGATAGTCCAAGGCCTCCTCGATTTCTTTCGCTGCGTATCCTTGCGCTTCCATCTCAGATCGGACCCTGTAGACTTCCTGCTTCCATGCAGGCACAAACATTCCCGACTGGTTGATCAGCAAACGAATCTCGCGGGATCGCTGTGACACTCCTGCGGCAATGAACCCTCCCTGACTGCTTCCCCACGCAGCCAGGCGCGAAGCATCGATATCTTTCCTGAACCGCAAGTAAGAAATTGCCGCGGCTCCATCGCC from bacterium harbors:
- a CDS encoding type II toxin-antitoxin system VapC family toxin, which gives rise to MKFLLDTNILSEPLKAIPNPKTLKKLHAHQGEIATATPVWHEMLFGCWRLPSSVKRRNIEDYLSNVVWPSVPILSYDTTAAEWHASERARLTLIGKAPRFVDGQIAAIARTNDLILVTGNIKDFALFAELHVENWL
- a CDS encoding alpha/beta fold hydrolase, whose translation is MNEILAISLLLGCEGAFISDSGKLVTVSKFDPGDGEERLFFMDFESGYARILFENAGELSGGPALFSPSPVELKLGCTAQTIEWKIAEKQFSGNRLSMKQEQVEFSNGNVRLSGTLHLPSTAPPHPAVLLLHGSGKSTRYSFGPMPLFFAANGFAVLTYDKRGTGQSQGSFPAATFQDFIGDGAAAISYLRFRKDIDASRLAAWGSSQGGFIAAGVSQRSREIRLLINQSGMFVPAWKQEVYRVRSEMEAQGYAAKEIEEALDYLNEFFNVGKTGKNWKQLNEWIARLENKAWFGLLPRVENREELMWFWKTVYSQDPAYYLEGVQCAVRGVFGSLDKSTPVTETILNMRSTLKKSGNPDFKSVIIPRANHGLLEAKSGSETEIPALTHFVPEAFEVQKKWLLELISTQPKRLRPS